A single window of Lynx canadensis isolate LIC74 chromosome C2, mLynCan4.pri.v2, whole genome shotgun sequence DNA harbors:
- the TBL1XR1 gene encoding LOW QUALITY PROTEIN: F-box-like/WD repeat-containing protein TBL1XR1 (The sequence of the model RefSeq protein was modified relative to this genomic sequence to represent the inferred CDS: inserted 1 base in 1 codon) encodes MPDVVQTRQQAYRDKLAQQQAAATAAATAATNQQGSAKNGENTANGEENGAHTIANNHTDMMEVDGDVEIPPNKAVVLRGHESEVFICAWNPVSDLLASGSGDSTARIWNLSENSTSGSTQLVLRHCIREGGQDVPSNKDVTSLDWNSEGTLLATGSYDGFARIWTKDGNLASTLGQHKGPIFALKWNKKGNFILSAGVDKTTIIWDAHTGEAKQQFPFHSAPALDVDWQSNNTFASCSTDMCIHVCKLGQDRPIKTFQGHTNEVNAIKWDPTGNLLASCSDDMTLKIWSMKQDNCVHDLQAHNKEIYTIKWSPTGPGTNNPNANLMLASASFDSTVXLWDVDRGICIHTLTKHQEPVYSVAFSPDGRYLASGSFDKCVHIWNTQTGALVHSYRGTGGIFEVCWNAAGDKVGASASDGQFVY; translated from the exons ATGCCTGATGTAGTACAAACAAGACAACAAGCTTACAGAGATAAGCTTGCACAGCAACAAGCGGCAGCCACCGCAGCTGCCACAGCTGCCACAAACCAACAGGGATCTGCAAAAAATGGCGAAAACACAGCGAATGGGGAGGAGAATGGAGCACACACTATAGCaa ATAATCATACTGATATGATGGAAGTGGATGGGGATGTTGAAATCCCCCCTAATAAAGCAGTTGTGTTACGGGGCCATGAATCTGAAGTTTTCATCTGTGCCTGGAACCCTGTTAGTGATCTCTTGGCATCAGG GTCTGGAGACTCAACAGCAAGAATATGGAATCTTAGTGAAAATAGCACTAGTGGCTCCACGCAGTTAGTACTTAGACATTGTATACGAGAAGGGGGGCAAGATGTCCCAAGCAACAAGGATGTGACATCCCTAGATTGGAAT AGTGAAGGTACACTTCTAGCAACTGGTTCATACGATGGATTTGCCAGAATATGGACTAAAGATG gtAACCTTGCTAGCACCTTGGGGCAGCATAAAGGCCCTATATTTGCATTGAAgtggaataagaaaggaaatttcaTCCTAAGTGCTGGAGTAGACAAG ACTACAATTATTTGGGATGCACATACTGGTGAGGCCAAGCAGcagtttccttttcattcag cacCAGCATTGGATGTTGATTGGCAGAGCAACAACACCTTTGCTTCTTGTAGTACAGATATGTGCATTCATGTCTGTAAATTAGGACAAGACAGACCTATTAAAACATTCCAGGGACACACG AATGAAGTAAATGCTATCAAATGGGACCCAACTGGCAATCTTCTGGCCTCCTGTTCTGATGACATGACTTTGAAG aTATGGAGTATGAAACAAGACAATTGTGTTCATGATTTGCAAGCAcataataaagaaatttataCTATCAAATGGAGTCCAACAGGGCCAGGGACAAATAATCCAAATGCCAACCTTATGTTAGCAAG TGCATCCTTCGATTCTACTG GATTATGGGACGTAGACCGAGGAATTTGCATCCATACATTGACAAAACACCAAGAGCCTGTGTACAGTGTGGCTTTCAGTCCTGATGGCAGGTACCTGGCAAGCGGTTCTTTTGATAAATGTGTGCACATCTGGAACACACAG acAGGTGCTCTAGTTCACAGCTATAGGGGAACAGGTGGAATTTTTGAAGTTTGCTGGAATGCAGCAGGAGACAAAGTTGGAGCCAGTGCATCAGATGGTCA GTTTGTGTATTAG